The Juglans regia cultivar Chandler chromosome 2, Walnut 2.0, whole genome shotgun sequence genome includes a window with the following:
- the LOC108998002 gene encoding uncharacterized protein LOC108998002 yields MDHPWLVLGDFNVIRRDSERVGGNPRPLISMLEFNNYIDHCGLLETSSSGQNMSWCNGHRRVSRSWAKLDRVLMNNVFASLFPSVHFNYLSHKSSDHCPMDVASGLLKFSIRLKRTKLAVRAWNKNVFGRVDVNIRALEERLDFLENQLQSGFSEELEDDFVATKTEIEIWEKMEASRQRRTKGLLVRGALTPR; encoded by the exons ATGGACCACCCTTGGTTAGttttgggtgattttaatgttattcgCAGAGATTCGGAAAGAGTTGGTGGGAATCCTCGACCTCTTATTTCGATGTTAGAATTTAACAACTATATAGATCATTGTGGTCTGTTGGAGACATCTAGTTCTGGCCAGAACatgtcttggtgtaatgggcatcGGAGAGTGTCTAGAAGTTGGGCAAAACTTGATAGAGTGCTCATGAATAATGTTTTTGCCAGCCTCTTTCCTTCTGTTCACTTCAATTATTTGAGCCATAAATCTTCTGACCATTGTCCGATG GATGTGGCGTCTGGGCTTCTTAAGTTTTCTATTCGTCTGAAAAGAACCAAGCTAGCGGTTCGTGCttggaataaaaatgtttttggtaGGGTGGATGTGAATATTCGTGCGCTGGAAGAGAGGTTAGATTTTCTGGAAAACCAGCTTCAATCTGGTTTCTCTGAGGAGCTTGAGGATGATTTTGTGGCTACAAAGACCGAGATAGAAATATGGGAGAAAATGGAAGCTTCTCGTCAGAGGCGCACTAAGGGGCTTCTCGTCAGAGGCGCACTAACACcgagataa